The genomic region TGTGTTGATTGCCGGAGGCGGCTATGTCGGTCTGTCGCTTGCCGTGTCGCTGAAGAAAGCGGCCCCCCATCTCGACATCACCGTCGTCGACGGCGCGCCGGAAGGCGCCTGGAAGAAGGACGAGCGGGCGTCCGCCGTCGCCTCGGCTGCCGAGCGGATGCTTGGGGTTCTCGGCGTCTGGGATGCGATTGCGCCCGAAGCCGAACCGATCCTCAGGATGGTGATTACCGATTCGAAGGCGGTCGATCCCGTGCGCCCGGTCTTTCTTACCTTCGAGGGCGACGGCGGCGACGGGCGCCCCTTCGCCCATATGGTGCCGAACACGGCGATGGTCGGCGCGCTGCGCGCCGCCTGCAAGGATCTTGGCGTTGTCATCCGCCAATCGACGATGGTCGAGAGCTTCAAGAGCGGCGAGCACGCGGTGGCGATTACGCTTGGCGGTGGTGAATCGATCGAGGCGCGCCTTCTGGTCGCCTGCGACGGCGTTCGCTCCAAGCTGCGCGAGGCGGCAGGCATCAAGGTGGTTGAGTTCGATTACGGCCAGTCGGGCATCGTGACCACTGTCGAGCACGAACGCCCGCACGAGGGCACGGCCGAGGAGCACTTCCTGCCGGCCGGTCCCTTTGCCACGCTGCCGCTGAAAAACAACCGTTCCTCACTCGTCTGGACCGAGAGCACCTTCGATGCCGAACGCCTCGTCAAGGCCGACGATTTCCTCTTCGAGGAGGAGCTCGAGCGCCGCTTCGGCCACAAGCTCGGCCACCTC from Sinorhizobium garamanticum harbors:
- a CDS encoding ubiquinone biosynthesis hydroxylase, which gives rise to MIDVLIAGGGYVGLSLAVSLKKAAPHLDITVVDGAPEGAWKKDERASAVASAAERMLGVLGVWDAIAPEAEPILRMVITDSKAVDPVRPVFLTFEGDGGDGRPFAHMVPNTAMVGALRAACKDLGVVIRQSTMVESFKSGEHAVAITLGGGESIEARLLVACDGVRSKLREAAGIKVVEFDYGQSGIVTTVEHERPHEGTAEEHFLPAGPFATLPLKNNRSSLVWTESTFDAERLVKADDFLFEEELERRFGHKLGHLKVVGGRRAFPLGLTLARDFVAPRFALAGDAAHGIHPISGQGLNLGFKDVAALAETIVEADRLGLDIGSLAVLERYQTWRRFDTFRMGVTTDVLNRLFSNDITPIRIARDVGLGIVDRIPSLKNFFIRQAAGVAGEGDPRLLAGQPI